ACAAAAAAGCAGAAATCCAACTCAAAAGTGGCTTAACCAATCAAACTCTATCTAACTCCCAACCTAATTCTAAAACGAATGCCAAAACATCTAAAAAACAAACAAATTTTGGTATGGGAATGTAAGGAATTTCAATGGCTATACAAGATTTAAGACAAAACAATGCAAATCAATCCCCACCAAGAGCTTTTACTGATTTAACTTTACTCCCCTTACATAAAATTCTTTTGTGTAATGGTTTTAAACTCAATAAAAACTCTAGTTCTATGAATAATCCTATCGTTTATAACCAAGACCAAAAGCTTGTGATTTGCAAAAAAGAAGAACACTATCTTTATTTTAATACTGATGGAAGCAACGATCGGGGCAATATCATTAATTTTTGTAGAAATCGTGGCATAGATATTAAAACGCTCATTCAAAACTATGAAAATGGTAAAACCGATTTGGAAGATCATTTGATCCCAAAATATTTTAACTCGGAACTAAACAATGAACAAACCATCAAAAAATTTAATGCTATGTCTTCTTATGATAAAAATCATAATGAATTCTTTATGAATCGTGGGCTATACAATAATTTAATCGATGAATACAGCAATCACATCAAACTTGATAACTTTAATGATGTTTGCTTTCCACATTATAAACTCACAAACATTCCTAAAATCTTAAATCAAAATTCAATGGAAGAAACCCAACCAAAAACAACAATCAATATATGTGGCTATACAAAACGATTGAAATTTCCACTATACAAGAATGCTGATGGAACCCCAAAAGAAAAGCCACTCAAGCAAATCCATTATGGTATAAAAGGCTTAGAAATTTTAAAGCCCAATGAAATTGATCCTAAAAATATCAAACAAATTGTAATTACAGAATCAATTGTAGATTCTCTAAGTTTTTTGCAACTTTTTCCAAACATTAACCCCAAAGAAACAATGTTATTAGGAACTTGTGGAGATTTTCATTTTGAAAATGGAATCAGACCAACCTTAGAAAAAATTATGGACACACTCAATCCTAACATTAAAATCATTTTAGGTTTTGATAATGACAATAAAGGAAGAGAATTCAGCAAGGAGTTTGAAAGATTTATTTTAGAAAAAACAAAACGATTTCCAATGGTTTATAAATCTTTCTGCAAAGACTTAAACGATGATTTAAGACTCTCCCAATTAACAGGAATTAAAAAGCTCGACAATAATAACTTGAATGATTTTTTAGAAAAAAAATTACTCTCCTATCAGACAAGCTCAGACACTCAAAAACGAAAAATTATCTTAGAGATTTTTAGAAAAGTCGATAAATACAAGCCACTTAAAGAGGATTTTAAAGATAAATTCAATCAAATCAATAAGCATAAAGCAATTAAAGAATTATAAATCAAACATAAATAATTCTATGATAAAATAAGTTCCTTGTTATTCCCACCCCTGATTTTAGGCAGTTATTAAAATCTTCTCTTTTATTAATATTTTAGATTCAAATTTGTTAAAATAACAATATAATTGTACTATCATCAGTCAATTTCTTTAATTTCTTTAATGGAGTCCATATAATATGAGAATCAATCTAAAAAAAAGATCCCGTATCGGGAAAGACAATCTTAGAATTTAAATGCAGTCGTGTTTTAGGTTGTATTCATATCAAAAATTCTATAACACGACAAATCAATCAAGAAAATAAAGAAAACATCTAAATAAACTGCAATAAAATAATCAACAATACCAATATTCTAAATAATACACAATAAAATAGAATAACACACCATACAATAAAATAGAATCAAATACAATCATTCTAACCCAACCACAATTCCATCTTCACTTTTCAATTCCAGACTCCAAGGCTTAAAAGATGTTCTGTTATAAGGGGAAAAAAGGCTAATGAAGTGCCTATTTTAGGTACTTTCAAGAGTCTGTTAGTGTTAAAATATGCCTATCAAAAGAAAATAAAGGAAAAAAAATGGAAAAAGTGGA
Above is a window of Helicobacter sp. 12S02232-10 DNA encoding:
- a CDS encoding toprim domain-containing protein, translating into MAIQDLRQNNANQSPPRAFTDLTLLPLHKILLCNGFKLNKNSSSMNNPIVYNQDQKLVICKKEEHYLYFNTDGSNDRGNIINFCRNRGIDIKTLIQNYENGKTDLEDHLIPKYFNSELNNEQTIKKFNAMSSYDKNHNEFFMNRGLYNNLIDEYSNHIKLDNFNDVCFPHYKLTNIPKILNQNSMEETQPKTTINICGYTKRLKFPLYKNADGTPKEKPLKQIHYGIKGLEILKPNEIDPKNIKQIVITESIVDSLSFLQLFPNINPKETMLLGTCGDFHFENGIRPTLEKIMDTLNPNIKIILGFDNDNKGREFSKEFERFILEKTKRFPMVYKSFCKDLNDDLRLSQLTGIKKLDNNNLNDFLEKKLLSYQTSSDTQKRKIILEIFRKVDKYKPLKEDFKDKFNQINKHKAIKEL